GTGGATAGAAATTTCCGGAGGTATTTCAAGATTCCAGAAGACGGCCTATTTTAGGCAATCAAGAGATGAAAGCATTAAATTGATAGGACGTAAAAGTAGTTATGAGTTTACACTCTGCCGTGATGTCTCTCAGACTTGCCATGTTCTATTGGAATACCCAAAAGCAAGTAAACTTCTAGGGCCTCTGAATGTTTATAAGCAAAACTTACCCGATGTAGGTTTGAGGTCATGGGTTAGCACAATACAAGCAAGACCTTTTGGCATCATATTGATTTACAAGTCTAGAATGAAAATCAAAACTACAAATTGTTTTAAGGCCACGGAAGAGTGTCAAGGGTAAAATGCATAATAATTATGGAGTATAATATGGAAAATTGAATACATAAGAATGTTGCGCGGTACCAGAAGAGTGCCAAGGCCCAAAAGTaatatgcattttttaaaagagtatAGAGTTAGGCCATGAATATCATAACCTCACCCACCACCTCTTACTCAAGGAGCAGGTCACCCCAGTTGGTCCAAGGACCACTGAAGCAGGTATAAACATCAATTGTATCTTTTagtcttaataaaaataaaaaaataaaaacacatcacACTCTATTGATCGACATAAAATATGTATAACTTTTAAGAAACTCAGAAGTACCGTCACCACTAACACCAGAAGAGATTCTGGAGTTACTAAAAGAAGTagatgaatttgaagattacttCAAAACACTTGGGAGCAGAACAAGAGTGAATTGTAACTTTCAAACACAGGTCTTCATTAACCTTCTATTAGCACAATGAAGCAAAGACTGGTAGACACTAGTCTGTATGCAAAGAATCTGAAACACGACCAAAATTTTATCAGCTAGAACAAACCATATCtacctaaaaaataatattgatttgAACTTGAGAACAAGCAAACAACACCGGTAGTAGGAGAAACACAGGCATTCTATTTAAAATCAGAACACGACCGAATCATAGTTATAACATTTCTCACGGTAGGGGAATCAAAGTGGGACTAATTGGAATGCTGAAACTTGAAGCTATTAAGATGGCATAATTCCCCCTAaaaaacttctctctctctttttttttttttttcctttaaattcaaaCACCATCCGGGCATGTTAAATGTGACAGAAACATTATCAGAAAACCCAGTAATAAAAAGAAGCTTTAGATGGTGGGGTTTCTAGCAAGACACCGTGATGTGAGAACATATTACGGCAATTCAATTCTCTGATGAAAGAATACGCAGCGTCGTTGGAAatgaattgaaaagaaaatctaaaatagcaacaaaagaaagaaattaccGAAGTAGCGGCGCTCGTTGGCGGCCTTGGCTTTGTCGAGCATCTTGTCGAGGTCCTCCTGGAGCTGAGCGTCCCATTTAACGAGCTGGTTCACGAACACGGCCCCGAGTCCCATACCCACCACGTGTTCCCATGGATCTAAAACACAAACATCAACATTATCATCAGCCACGGGATTACCAATCGAAATTGAAACAAAcggaatagagagagagagagagagagagagagagagagagagaggatggctAGCGGGAATCGGAGACTCACGGCGCATGTAAGGAAGTTTACGGAGAGCGTTGGAGTACATCTGGGTGCCCAGTCCGAGCAGCGCTCCGATCATCGTCGCGCTCCAagccatttctctctctttccttttctttttctctctcagcCAACTCTACGGGGCTTCGTCTCCGCTTACCGCACCGCACCCACTGCACGCCACTAGACTAGTCTCTGACTCTCTAATCTCTATGCCCGCACCAGATCTGGACTTGGACTCGGATCCTGACCCGAACCGGGCCAATCAATCTTTTTTCTGCTTATAGAAATCAGTTAACTGTATTTAtgctataatttttaaaaagaattattataCTCAGCAACACCACCACACGcttgttgagaaaaaaaaaatatatatatatatatatatatatatttatcatctttACAACACatacctatttttttttcttttttcttttcccttagcAGGTGTGTTATAAGGATAATGTGtagaaatacttaaaataaaaaaataaaaagatagaaatatGTATGTGGTGTAAAGCTgctgagtagaatttttcttttaaaaaatgctatatgtatttataattttaagtacataaccatatatattaatgtgccAACTATTAAAATggtgaatatttaaaatttaaaactcaaaattcgaattaaaaactaaaaaaattgataaaatgaagTTGTCACTCAATATGTATATGAAAGTATTTCTTCTAGGTACAAGCAATCTCATGTACTGATTGCACACTGATCACTGACATGGATTTTCatattctcttattttaaaaaaaaaaagaatggaaagGATAGACAAAATAAAATTCGCAGAGGAGTTTTTGCCCCAACCATTTTTATCCAAAATACGAATTCGCAGAGGAGAAAGCCCCAAATTTCGTTTCTGTTACCTCAAACTGTCATTTGTGCTCGTTTATTGCCACCCactaaactcaaaaaaaaaaaaagaatcctaCCATTAGTGGAAAAGATCTCAAGTCTCAACAAATAGAAGCAGATAATACatcatattaagattttttttatgaatttttgagTAGGTAATTGGTATCCATACATCACAGCAAAAGAAATAAGagaaattttgattaaaaaaaactaagttAATCGTCATCTTATTCATCATGTtcttgtagagagagagagagagagagatacttgACTTGGAATTCAAGATCCTCTTATCAATAAAAGTTTTGGGTAATCTCTCTTGATGTcttaaatgatgttgtttttgttcttttttctctaATGATGACGATGACCATGATGAAGAAGGTGAGAACAACGATGATGGGTATTCTTGTTGCTGTGAAGATGTTCActatcttcatttttattttcctctttATTCAGAACTAGTAGAGGCATAGATTTAGGGTTAGAGGAGTTGTAAAATGAAGATTTTCTGGAAGACAATTTGGCGGCCACCAAAACTCTCCTCCTCTTGCTAAATGGGTTTTCCGACTTCTTCAGATCCTTTAGTGCGTTCACTTCCGATAGATTCGCAAATGACTCTGATTTCCCGGTAAAATGGTTCGATAATCCCCTCCTACATATACCAACACCAAACACACAACTGCTGCTAGTAAAAGATTCACTCCAAATGCCCCAAAGTCTGTCTTCAATGAAacgtttcatttcattttccacaTTAGCGTTCGATGCGCAATTGGTACGTGAAATTGCCTAACTCAAGAGTTTTCCATAGGAAAATGATGGATACAGGCCTTTTTTGCGAACCCCTTGTGCACGAACTGTGACCTggcaaaaatcaaaacaatgcATTTTGGTGtgggaagagaaaatgaaaataaaaacatcctCGAAGGTTCGTCCATTCCCCCGTAGCATCCCTCCCATTCTCTTCTTGTCCAATCTCTACAACCACGACTTCTTCTTCTCTCCCCTTCCCTTCTCTTCTTGAACTCTGCAAATCACCATctttcaaattgaaaatatggCCTAGACTAAAATAATGAAGTAATGATGCATTTCTGagacccaaaaaaaagaaacttgaaTCAAGTTGCGAGAATCCTAGAGAAACGAGAACACGTCGAAATGAAATCAGACAAAAAACCAACAGGGTGATGGATTAGATGCTAAAACACTATTAAAAGAATAagcttaaaaaggaaaaaaaaaattgtatacaaCAATGAATGAGACATTAAATTGCATGACATATTGGGAAGAATGAAATGGCAATAGAATTTTTGAGAGTTGTATACCAtgacgaagatggctatgaaggAGAAAAGGACTATGAGAATCATTGCGTAATCTCTGCTACAGCTGTTGGAAgggataaaatatattaagccCAAGATAAGCTTACTAGGCCTATCCTAAGGAAGGGACGTCTCATTAGGAGGAAGGGAAGAGAAGATAAAATGGGAAATAGGAGACAAAAAGGTTGAAGAGATGGAAAGATgttaagagaaaagagaaggtaTGACATAAAGGTAAGGTAATGTG
This sequence is a window from Carya illinoinensis cultivar Pawnee chromosome 9, C.illinoinensisPawnee_v1, whole genome shotgun sequence. Protein-coding genes within it:
- the LOC122276562 gene encoding uncharacterized protein LOC122276562 isoform X1; translated protein: MAWSATMIGALLGLGTQMYSNALRKLPYMRHPWEHVVGMGLGAVFVNQLVKWDAQLQEDLDKMLDKAKAANERRYFDSLHTD
- the LOC122276562 gene encoding uncharacterized protein LOC122276562 isoform X2 encodes the protein MAWSATMIGALLGLGTQMYSNALRKLPYMRHPWEHVVGMGLGAVFVNQLVKWDAQLQEDLDKMLDKAKAANERRYFDEDDD